A region of the bacterium genome:
CTCTGCCAACCTTTTCGATGATCTCTTCTGCTGTCTTGGACCAGACGAAGGGAGTGGGATCATCGTTGTGTCCGTCCACGTAGCTCATCACGGCGTCAATGTGTTCGGGAACATTCTGAAACACTCCGCGACGTAGCCGTTTCGCGTCCAGATCGCGAAAGAAGCGTTCGATGACATTGGGCCAAGAACTGCTGGTCGGAATGAAGTGAACATGAAAGCG
Encoded here:
- a CDS encoding IS630 family transposase, with translation RFHVHFIPTSSSWPNVIERFFRDLDAKRLRRGVFQNVPEHIDAVMSYVDGHNDDPTPFVWSKTAEEIIEKVGRARRALDNAPTA